A genomic region of Nitrospira lenta contains the following coding sequences:
- a CDS encoding TPM domain-containing protein, producing MATGKAAALSDADRERIRRAVHAAEQQTSAEIVPMIVARSGLYRDARHWAGLITALTMLAALLAVEVSWLPWGWPTSNAAWLVLAVMLAYAGGSWSGTLPPVIRLLTAPARLRHKVALRAERAFAQHAIAQTRERTGVLIMLSMLERQIYVLPDRSLAGLVSAERWKQVVQAAVERLRGDDIVEGLTEAIAACGAALADACPARPGDNPNELPDQVIDERQSFL from the coding sequence GTGGCGACTGGTAAAGCGGCGGCGTTGTCGGACGCAGATCGAGAGCGAATCCGGCGGGCGGTCCATGCCGCTGAACAGCAGACCAGCGCGGAGATTGTGCCGATGATTGTCGCGCGCTCCGGTCTCTATCGCGACGCTCGACATTGGGCGGGGCTGATCACCGCGCTCACCATGTTGGCCGCGCTGTTGGCCGTCGAGGTTTCCTGGCTTCCCTGGGGATGGCCTACCTCGAATGCGGCGTGGCTGGTTCTTGCCGTCATGCTCGCCTATGCGGGTGGGAGCTGGAGTGGAACGTTGCCGCCGGTCATCCGCCTGCTGACCGCACCGGCTCGCTTGCGGCACAAGGTCGCGTTACGAGCCGAACGGGCCTTTGCCCAGCATGCGATCGCACAGACGCGGGAGCGGACGGGTGTGCTGATCATGCTGTCGATGTTAGAGCGGCAGATCTATGTGCTGCCGGATCGCTCGTTAGCGGGATTGGTGTCGGCAGAACGGTGGAAGCAGGTGGTGCAAGCCGCCGTCGAGCGCCTGCGGGGCGACGACATCGTCGAAGGACTGACAGAGGCCATTGCCGCCTGCGGAGCGGCGCTGGCCGATGCGTGTCCTGCGCGACCTGGCGACAACCCCAACGAATTGCCGGACCAGGTTATCGACGAACGGCAATCGTTCCTGTGA
- the murJ gene encoding murein biosynthesis integral membrane protein MurJ: protein MSESRAPSTAVPPATSDQRSVVKAAGIIGIGTFASRILGFIRDMVMAGLFGATAAADAFYVAFRVPSLLRELFAEGSMSAAFIPVFTEYHQEKTKREAWELASAVFTTLLTIVTGTVLVGIAVTPVIVWYLAPGFHDNPAKLTLAIVLSRVMFPYLLFISLAALAMGILNSLRAFAAPAFSPLFLNVFMIGCALFLSPHLPEPIVGVAIGVVAGGAAQFAMQLPGLARRGFLFGWRFDPGHPGVRRIGRLMVPSLLGLSVTQINLTVSTILASFYVGGPTYLFYGMRLIQFPLGIFGVALATAILPTLSAQAARGAMDELRTTFGFGLRMILFIILPAMAGLILLRTPIVHLFFEHGTFTAQDTTETALAVLCYAVGLWAFGGVRIIVAAFYSMQDTTLPAISAAVAVAANILLSLVLMPMLGAAGLALATALAAMINGSILIVVLNRRLGGVEWGSVGRSSIRVVLACLPLIAICFWAASASLWTHPGEWIEKSVLLTVAIGGSVGGYLGVHVLLKSDELDVVWGMVRRKLGRVAGR from the coding sequence ATGTCCGAGTCACGCGCACCTTCTACCGCCGTACCCCCTGCGACAAGCGATCAACGGTCAGTGGTGAAAGCCGCCGGCATCATCGGCATCGGCACCTTCGCCAGCCGGATTCTCGGATTTATCCGGGACATGGTCATGGCCGGCCTCTTCGGCGCGACGGCGGCGGCGGATGCCTTTTATGTCGCGTTCCGGGTTCCCAGTCTGTTGCGCGAGCTGTTCGCCGAAGGCTCCATGTCGGCGGCCTTCATTCCCGTGTTCACCGAATATCACCAAGAGAAAACCAAGCGCGAAGCCTGGGAATTGGCCAGTGCCGTCTTCACGACGCTCCTGACGATCGTGACAGGGACCGTGCTTGTCGGGATTGCCGTGACGCCTGTCATCGTGTGGTATCTCGCGCCGGGCTTTCATGACAATCCGGCCAAGCTCACGCTGGCGATTGTCCTCTCCCGCGTGATGTTTCCCTATTTGCTGTTTATCAGTCTTGCGGCGTTAGCGATGGGGATCCTGAATTCGCTGCGGGCGTTTGCGGCCCCCGCGTTCTCGCCGCTGTTTCTGAACGTGTTCATGATCGGATGCGCGCTGTTTCTGTCGCCGCATCTGCCGGAGCCGATTGTCGGTGTGGCCATCGGGGTGGTTGCGGGCGGCGCGGCGCAGTTTGCGATGCAACTGCCGGGATTGGCTCGCCGGGGGTTTCTGTTCGGCTGGCGGTTCGACCCGGGGCATCCCGGTGTCAGGCGGATCGGCCGTTTGATGGTTCCCTCGCTTCTGGGCCTGTCGGTGACGCAAATCAATCTGACCGTGAGCACGATTCTCGCCTCGTTCTATGTAGGGGGCCCCACCTATCTGTTTTACGGGATGCGGCTGATCCAGTTTCCACTCGGCATCTTTGGCGTGGCCCTGGCGACGGCGATTCTTCCGACCCTCTCTGCCCAGGCTGCGCGGGGTGCGATGGACGAATTACGGACGACGTTCGGATTTGGGTTGCGGATGATTCTCTTCATTATCCTGCCGGCGATGGCCGGCTTGATCCTGTTACGCACCCCGATCGTGCATTTGTTTTTTGAGCATGGGACGTTCACGGCCCAGGATACGACGGAGACGGCGCTGGCTGTGTTGTGTTATGCCGTCGGCCTCTGGGCATTTGGCGGGGTGCGAATCATTGTGGCGGCATTTTATTCCATGCAGGATACGACGCTTCCTGCGATTTCTGCTGCGGTGGCCGTGGCGGCGAATATCCTGCTCTCGCTGGTGCTGATGCCGATGCTTGGCGCGGCCGGTTTGGCGTTGGCGACGGCACTCGCGGCCATGATAAACGGCAGTATCTTGATCGTCGTCTTGAATCGCCGGCTGGGCGGCGTGGAGTGGGGATCCGTGGGGCGATCGTCCATCAGAGTCGTGCTCGCGTGTCTCCCGTTGATCGCGATCTGTTTCTGGGCCGCGAGCGCCTCGCTCTGGACGCATCCCGGTGAGTGGATTGAAAAGTCGGTGTTGCTGACCGTTGCGATCGGAGGCAGCGTGGGAGGCTATCTGGGCGTTCATGTCCTGTTGAAATCCGACGAATTGGATGTGGTGTGGGGCATGGTCCGAAGAAAACTCGGTCGAGTAGCCGGCCGGTAA
- a CDS encoding methylated-DNA--[protein]-cysteine S-methyltransferase, producing the protein MRRAILFKSQWGWMGIAETGKGVDGIALPQTSKQRAIAVLLEQAPDALVMEPSLQLDRAQAQLLDYLAGTRRTFDVPLDLSRGTAFQRQVWRALLRVPYGKLRSYQWVALRVGGRQYARAVGNAVGANPLPILVPCHRIVAHDATLGGFSGGLPTKRKLLTLEGTLTQLQRGRT; encoded by the coding sequence ATGCGACGAGCGATCTTGTTCAAATCACAGTGGGGCTGGATGGGGATTGCTGAAACCGGCAAAGGGGTCGACGGTATCGCGTTGCCGCAGACCTCGAAGCAGCGGGCGATCGCCGTTCTCCTTGAGCAGGCTCCCGATGCGCTGGTCATGGAACCGTCTCTACAACTGGATAGAGCGCAGGCGCAGTTGCTGGACTATCTTGCGGGTACACGGCGGACCTTTGATGTGCCATTGGACCTCTCGCGAGGCACCGCGTTTCAACGACAGGTGTGGCGGGCACTCTTGCGGGTCCCCTACGGCAAGCTCCGGTCCTATCAATGGGTCGCGCTCCGCGTCGGAGGCCGGCAATATGCCCGTGCAGTCGGCAATGCGGTAGGAGCGAACCCATTGCCTATTCTCGTTCCGTGCCATCGCATTGTGGCCCACGATGCGACGTTGGGTGGGTTCTCCGGCGGATTGCCGACCAAACGCAAGCTCCTGACCCTTGAAGGCACGCTGACCCAACTGCAGCGGGGGCGGACCTGA
- the dtd gene encoding D-aminoacyl-tRNA deacylase: MKAILQRVTSASVEVGGTVVGQIGTGLLVFVGVAKGDEETDCRYLVEKLRTFRIFSDAQGKMNRSLVDIGGSVLLVSQFTLLGSTTNGRRPSFEEAASPAEAKRLYEQVAVDLRAAGTPVETGRFAAHMRVRLENDGPVTFVLDSREKLS, from the coding sequence ATGAAGGCGATATTGCAGCGGGTCACCAGCGCGTCGGTTGAGGTGGGCGGGACGGTGGTCGGGCAGATCGGAACGGGATTGCTGGTGTTCGTCGGTGTGGCCAAAGGCGATGAGGAAACGGATTGCCGTTATCTCGTTGAGAAGCTCCGTACGTTCCGGATCTTTTCTGATGCGCAGGGGAAGATGAACCGGTCGCTAGTAGACATCGGAGGCTCAGTCCTACTGGTCTCGCAATTTACATTGCTAGGCTCTACGACCAACGGCCGCCGCCCTAGTTTTGAAGAGGCCGCGTCTCCGGCAGAAGCCAAGCGCTTGTATGAGCAAGTGGCTGTCGATCTGCGGGCAGCAGGTACTCCGGTGGAAACCGGACGGTTCGCCGCGCACATGCGGGTGCGATTGGAGAATGACGGGCCGGTGACCTTTGTGCTGGATAGCCGTGAGAAACTTTCTTGA
- a CDS encoding isoaspartyl peptidase/L-asparaginase family protein, which translates to MTAAQAGCLTAALEIGYHLLDRGAPALTVVEQAICVLEQSGLFNAGRGSHVQLDGVRRMDASIMEGQGLQAGAVASVEGIVHPISAARLVMEQTTHVMLVGKPASAFARHCGLERQLRRPSGHAARQTTMTKTWSPKTLELYRAMMAGGSTLRKRAGKETVGAVALDQAGTVAAGASTGGIDLMLPGRVGDTPIIGCGVYADNESGAVSMTGLGEGIIRIAVAKEICDRLAQGERPASAATQVLKKLVRRINGAAGSLVLAPDGRFAITHVTPRMAAGWWDGKRRPLVKDSFR; encoded by the coding sequence ATGACCGCGGCTCAGGCCGGCTGTCTCACCGCAGCGTTAGAAATCGGTTACCATCTGTTGGATCGTGGTGCGCCGGCGCTGACCGTTGTCGAGCAGGCGATCTGCGTGTTGGAGCAGAGCGGACTGTTCAACGCAGGCCGAGGTTCCCATGTGCAGCTCGACGGAGTGCGACGCATGGATGCGTCGATTATGGAAGGACAGGGTCTGCAGGCCGGGGCGGTTGCGTCGGTCGAAGGCATTGTCCATCCGATTTCAGCCGCGCGATTGGTGATGGAGCAGACGACGCACGTCATGCTCGTCGGGAAACCGGCGTCGGCGTTTGCCCGGCATTGCGGGTTGGAACGGCAGCTCCGTCGACCCTCCGGTCACGCCGCGCGACAAACGACGATGACGAAGACCTGGTCTCCGAAAACGTTGGAACTCTACCGGGCGATGATGGCGGGCGGATCGACGTTGCGGAAGCGAGCCGGGAAGGAGACCGTCGGCGCAGTGGCACTCGACCAAGCCGGGACGGTCGCGGCCGGTGCGTCCACCGGGGGTATTGATCTGATGTTGCCGGGGCGTGTCGGCGATACCCCGATTATCGGCTGCGGCGTCTATGCCGACAACGAAAGCGGGGCGGTGTCGATGACTGGGTTGGGCGAGGGGATCATCCGCATTGCGGTGGCAAAAGAAATCTGCGATCGCCTGGCCCAGGGCGAGCGTCCGGCTTCAGCGGCGACACAGGTGCTGAAGAAGTTGGTCCGACGCATCAACGGTGCCGCCGGCTCTCTCGTGCTGGCTCCGGACGGCCGATTCGCCATTACCCATGTCACCCCGCGCATGGCCGCCGGCTGGTGGGATGGGAAGCGACGCCCCCTGGTGAAGGACAGCTTCCGATGA
- a CDS encoding VOC family protein — protein sequence MSRSLFHLAFPVHDLVATKQFYVEGLGCTLGRESANAITLGLAGNQLIGHLEPDETPVQQGVYPRHFGLVFLEQADWEAVAERARQQGLRFYQQPRVRFPGTRIEHRTFFLEDPSRNLLEFKQYTHESAIFGEREVPAVGDSE from the coding sequence ATGAGCCGCAGCCTTTTTCATCTCGCGTTTCCCGTTCACGACCTTGTCGCCACCAAACAGTTTTATGTCGAGGGGCTGGGCTGTACCCTCGGGCGCGAATCGGCGAACGCCATTACCTTAGGGTTGGCCGGGAACCAGCTGATCGGACATCTGGAGCCGGACGAGACTCCGGTGCAGCAAGGGGTTTATCCACGCCACTTTGGACTGGTCTTTCTTGAGCAAGCAGACTGGGAGGCCGTGGCCGAACGAGCCCGGCAGCAGGGGCTTCGGTTCTATCAACAGCCGCGCGTACGATTTCCCGGCACGCGCATCGAGCATCGCACCTTCTTTCTTGAAGACCCCTCACGCAATCTGCTCGAATTCAAACAGTACACGCATGAGTCTGCAATCTTCGGCGAGCGCGAAGTCCCTGCCGTTGGCGATTCTGAGTAA
- the mtgA gene encoding monofunctional biosynthetic peptidoglycan transglycosylase: MPKAKKQRTIARALLWTALLLGLPLGLLALTWLLTLPDVALLAKTNPGPTALMEHRQVLAQSQRHPAPRQWTWVPLTRISRHLQHAAVAAEDASFFIHEGFDWEGIKDAAIHNLEAGELKRGGSTITQQLAKNLYLSAERSLFRKAREALITRSLEHHLTKERILELYLNVAEWGNGVYGAEAAARHHFGKSAQDLSAEEAAWLAAILPSPRRYDPLRKTAFLSKRHQRIMKGMNRIPTSAPAH; the protein is encoded by the coding sequence ATGCCCAAAGCCAAAAAACAACGGACCATCGCCAGGGCGCTGCTCTGGACGGCCTTACTCCTCGGCCTCCCGCTGGGACTCCTCGCCTTGACCTGGCTGTTGACGTTGCCGGATGTGGCGCTCCTGGCCAAAACCAATCCAGGCCCGACCGCGTTGATGGAACATCGGCAGGTCTTAGCCCAGAGTCAGCGGCATCCTGCCCCGCGCCAGTGGACCTGGGTTCCCCTCACCCGCATCTCCCGCCATCTGCAACATGCGGCCGTCGCGGCGGAAGATGCGTCGTTTTTCATTCACGAAGGATTTGACTGGGAGGGGATCAAGGACGCCGCCATCCACAATCTTGAAGCCGGAGAACTGAAACGGGGCGGCAGCACGATCACGCAGCAACTCGCGAAGAACCTGTATCTGTCGGCCGAGCGCTCGCTTTTTCGGAAAGCCCGCGAAGCACTGATCACCAGGTCACTGGAGCATCATCTGACCAAGGAGCGCATCCTCGAACTCTATCTCAATGTCGCGGAATGGGGAAACGGGGTTTACGGCGCCGAGGCGGCGGCACGCCATCACTTTGGGAAATCAGCCCAGGATCTCTCCGCTGAGGAGGCGGCATGGCTGGCAGCCATTCTGCCATCTCCACGCCGCTACGACCCGCTCCGGAAGACGGCCTTCTTGAGCAAGCGGCATCAGCGCATCATGAAAGGCATGAACAGGATCCCCACCTCTGCTCCGGCGCACTGA
- the yihA gene encoding ribosome biogenesis GTP-binding protein YihA/YsxC produces the protein MKILSSEFIKSCASAEQFPQGELLEIAVAGRSNVGKSSLINSLLNRRGLAKVSRTPGKTRAVNLFQIATSDPGLAKFYLVDLPGYGFAKVSKSIRAEWGPLIESYVAEQPSLIAVVLLVECRVVTEQDRQTVAWLQSIGREPVIVATKVDKLKPSERVRTLRQTHRDLGLPEGQQLIPYSVVTGEGRDHLWGVLRDLVKT, from the coding sequence ATGAAAATTCTTTCCTCTGAGTTTATCAAAAGTTGCGCATCGGCAGAACAATTTCCTCAAGGGGAGTTGCTGGAGATTGCCGTTGCGGGACGATCGAACGTCGGGAAGTCCTCGTTGATTAATTCTCTGCTCAACCGGAGAGGGCTTGCCAAAGTCAGCCGAACGCCTGGTAAAACGAGAGCGGTGAACCTCTTTCAGATTGCCACCTCAGATCCGGGGCTGGCGAAATTTTATCTGGTGGATCTTCCGGGCTACGGATTTGCGAAGGTCTCGAAGTCCATTCGTGCGGAGTGGGGGCCGCTGATCGAATCCTACGTGGCGGAGCAGCCGTCATTGATCGCCGTCGTCTTATTGGTGGAATGCCGGGTCGTGACGGAACAGGATCGTCAGACGGTGGCCTGGTTGCAATCCATCGGACGTGAGCCGGTCATTGTGGCGACCAAGGTGGACAAGCTCAAGCCGAGTGAACGGGTACGGACGCTCCGTCAAACTCACCGTGACCTCGGATTGCCGGAAGGGCAACAGCTCATTCCCTATTCAGTCGTGACCGGGGAGGGGCGGGATCATCTTTGGGGCGTCTTGCGGGATCTTGTCAAAACTTAA
- a CDS encoding peptidylprolyl isomerase, protein MPVHLNPVSRTIVPVTFGLLFALLWFRPAPSAFSATQLEDRIVAVVNTDLILQSDVKRELAPEQERIRQQYHGDELSQRLKTAEYMALTKMIERRLQLQEAKAKSVDVSDHEVKQALQQMKQQGEKINEKDPLSLRNIRDQLTLLKVVDREVRSGVMVGDAEMKRYYKEHQTRFALPEEYTLSQILIQPRSADGTAEALEKARIVMTELKQGEKFEDAALRYSDGPNASRGGRLGLVRQGELLPTIERAIAPLVPGGISEIIETSEGYHIVRVDDRTPKQFRPFDEVKFEIQALVFQQKSEDVFQSWLVNLKNKAYIEIKF, encoded by the coding sequence GTGCCCGTGCATCTGAATCCGGTTTCCCGCACAATCGTCCCTGTCACGTTCGGACTGCTGTTCGCTCTGCTCTGGTTCAGACCGGCTCCCTCGGCCTTCTCCGCCACTCAGCTGGAGGACCGCATTGTGGCGGTGGTGAATACCGACCTCATCCTGCAATCCGACGTCAAACGCGAGCTGGCCCCCGAACAAGAGCGCATTCGCCAGCAATATCACGGCGACGAATTGAGCCAACGGCTGAAGACGGCCGAATACATGGCGCTGACGAAAATGATCGAGCGGCGGCTGCAACTGCAGGAGGCCAAAGCCAAGAGCGTCGATGTCTCGGATCATGAAGTGAAGCAAGCTCTCCAGCAGATGAAGCAGCAGGGCGAGAAGATCAATGAGAAGGATCCGCTCAGCCTGAGGAACATCCGCGATCAGCTCACGCTTCTCAAAGTCGTCGACCGGGAAGTGCGGAGCGGCGTCATGGTCGGAGACGCAGAGATGAAGCGGTACTACAAGGAACACCAGACGCGCTTCGCGCTCCCCGAAGAATACACCCTGAGCCAGATCTTGATTCAGCCCCGCTCGGCCGACGGCACCGCGGAAGCGCTGGAGAAAGCGCGGATCGTGATGACGGAATTGAAACAGGGTGAAAAATTTGAGGATGCCGCGTTGCGCTATTCAGACGGGCCGAACGCCTCGCGCGGCGGCCGGCTCGGGCTGGTCCGGCAGGGAGAACTCCTCCCAACCATTGAGCGCGCGATTGCGCCGCTGGTGCCGGGAGGGATCTCAGAGATCATCGAAACCTCCGAGGGCTATCATATCGTTCGAGTCGATGACCGGACGCCGAAACAATTCCGTCCGTTCGATGAAGTGAAGTTCGAAATTCAGGCGCTGGTGTTTCAGCAAAAAAGCGAGGACGTCTTCCAATCCTGGCTGGTGAATTTAAAAAACAAGGCGTACATCGAAATTAAGTTTTGA
- a CDS encoding peptidylprolyl isomerase, which yields MHNFRSSLALAALLSGSLWILPGCTPPQEEPVLALVNGRAITQYEFDVRWNELSEATRGKYDKDGGKRRFLDELITRELLMQEARRQGLDQNDSIRDRAQRYKEQLVLDELLKDRLKAKVELSQAELDAYYEKHAHQLLAPLKVQVSQMLLNNYPAAKDLKKQIEAGGDFAKFAQRYSLDDKTKAKGGDLGPYRKGLLNPDVDAIVQTLRHGVISEPVKTDAGYYLVKVSPLEKETIQADLATRERLRQELLADKRRKQFEEVIADIRTKATVRLADASRYITEDIGKP from the coding sequence ATGCATAATTTTCGCTCCTCACTCGCCCTCGCCGCTCTGCTTTCCGGATCCCTGTGGATCCTCCCCGGCTGCACCCCGCCGCAGGAAGAGCCGGTTCTGGCCCTCGTCAATGGCCGTGCGATCACGCAATATGAGTTTGATGTGCGCTGGAACGAACTGTCCGAAGCCACCCGGGGCAAGTACGATAAGGACGGCGGCAAGCGACGGTTTCTCGATGAGTTGATCACTCGCGAACTGCTGATGCAGGAAGCCCGCCGTCAAGGACTGGATCAAAACGATTCTATCCGCGACCGCGCGCAACGCTATAAAGAACAACTCGTACTGGACGAACTGCTGAAAGATCGCCTGAAAGCCAAAGTCGAGCTCTCCCAGGCCGAGTTAGACGCCTACTACGAAAAGCACGCCCACCAGCTGCTGGCCCCGCTCAAAGTCCAAGTCTCGCAGATGTTGCTGAATAATTATCCGGCGGCCAAAGATTTGAAAAAACAGATCGAAGCCGGCGGCGATTTCGCCAAGTTCGCGCAACGCTATTCCCTCGACGACAAGACCAAAGCCAAAGGCGGCGACCTCGGCCCCTATCGGAAAGGCCTCCTCAATCCCGATGTCGATGCCATTGTCCAAACGCTCAGGCACGGCGTAATCAGTGAACCCGTCAAGACCGACGCGGGCTACTATCTCGTCAAGGTCAGTCCGCTGGAAAAAGAAACCATCCAGGCGGATCTCGCGACCCGGGAGCGGCTGCGCCAGGAATTGCTGGCGGACAAACGCCGGAAACAGTTTGAAGAAGTGATTGCGGATATCCGCACCAAGGCGACCGTCCGCCTGGCCGACGCCTCCCGCTATATCACCGAAGACATCGGAAAACCCTAG